A window of Sphingobacterium sp. lm-10 contains these coding sequences:
- a CDS encoding nucleoside-diphosphate sugar epimerase/dehydratase codes for MLWQSLIVTVVYLISFLFFKPFRGIIRSTSLHDLFLIGNSILLSLLILFVSAYVADLLFFSQSTLFTINHDILHFSHTQLFLHGMMVGIAMSGLRLLYREGFHQIFWHKKKNAIAVILFGAGNMGHNTYNLLHLGSRNRYRVVAIVDDNPQRIGKHINGMPVRSLSDLNTNLLGETGGVQELIIAIDDVDPERLRQISNVAEKLPLKIKVIPPSSKYIEGAVAAQHIRTLKIADLLGRKAINIDNPVVSGALLGKTIMVTGGAGSIGSELVRQIASSACKKLVIVDQAESALYDVQQELKYIIKSERIKPVVGDVRDAIFMEEVFKAERPDLIFHAAAYKHVPLMEDNPYEAIWTNVVGSSVIAQLADKYDVEKFVMVSTDKAVNPTNIMGATKRIAEVYVAALNSKSKTSYIVTRFGNVLGSNGSVIPLFERQIKEGGPLTITHPDITRYFMTIPEACQLVQEAAVMGKGGEVFVFDMGRPVRIMELAKKMIALKGLQYPIDIDIKIVGLRPGEKVFEELLANGENTIKTYHEKIMIAKVGTDDLSERYAQIMELCDHIKSVHAAHSKFELVSKMKAIVPEFKSQNSDFTILDNPSSVFSVEKEKHT; via the coding sequence ATGCTCTGGCAGTCTTTGATTGTCACGGTAGTCTATTTGATTTCTTTTCTTTTTTTTAAGCCATTTAGAGGGATTATTCGGAGTACTAGCCTACATGATCTGTTTTTGATTGGAAACAGTATTCTTCTTTCCTTGCTGATTCTTTTCGTGTCTGCATACGTTGCAGATTTGTTGTTTTTCAGTCAAAGCACGCTGTTTACAATAAATCATGATATTCTTCATTTTTCTCATACGCAACTTTTCTTACACGGTATGATGGTGGGCATCGCAATGAGTGGCTTACGATTGCTATATCGAGAAGGATTTCACCAAATATTCTGGCACAAGAAGAAGAATGCCATAGCAGTAATACTTTTCGGGGCGGGCAATATGGGACATAATACGTACAATCTTTTGCATTTGGGCTCACGAAACCGATATAGAGTTGTTGCAATAGTTGACGACAATCCACAGCGTATTGGAAAACATATTAATGGAATGCCTGTTCGTTCGCTGAGCGATCTGAATACCAATTTATTGGGCGAAACTGGAGGGGTGCAAGAACTAATTATTGCGATTGATGACGTTGATCCTGAGCGACTGCGTCAAATTTCTAACGTGGCCGAGAAGCTTCCATTGAAAATTAAAGTTATTCCACCTTCTTCCAAATACATAGAAGGAGCTGTTGCAGCGCAACACATCAGAACGTTGAAAATAGCTGATCTCTTAGGAAGAAAAGCAATAAATATTGATAACCCGGTCGTATCCGGAGCTTTGCTGGGTAAAACAATTATGGTTACTGGCGGCGCAGGCTCTATTGGCAGTGAATTGGTGCGACAGATCGCGAGTTCTGCTTGTAAAAAACTCGTTATTGTAGATCAGGCAGAGTCGGCATTGTATGATGTACAACAAGAACTCAAATACATCATTAAATCGGAAAGGATAAAACCAGTAGTAGGGGATGTTAGGGATGCCATTTTTATGGAAGAGGTTTTCAAGGCAGAACGTCCGGATTTGATATTTCATGCGGCAGCATACAAACACGTTCCTTTAATGGAAGATAATCCCTACGAAGCGATATGGACTAATGTTGTTGGATCAAGTGTAATAGCACAACTAGCCGATAAATACGATGTGGAAAAATTTGTGATGGTGTCTACCGACAAGGCAGTAAACCCTACCAATATTATGGGGGCCACCAAACGCATCGCAGAAGTGTATGTGGCAGCGTTAAACAGCAAGTCCAAAACTTCTTATATAGTAACCAGATTTGGGAATGTTTTAGGATCTAATGGCTCAGTAATACCACTTTTTGAGCGTCAAATTAAGGAAGGAGGGCCTTTGACCATTACACATCCTGATATTACTAGATACTTCATGACAATTCCGGAAGCTTGTCAGTTGGTTCAGGAAGCTGCTGTTATGGGTAAAGGGGGAGAGGTCTTTGTGTTTGATATGGGGCGGCCAGTTAGAATCATGGAGCTTGCTAAGAAAATGATTGCCCTTAAGGGACTTCAATACCCTATTGATATTGATATCAAGATTGTTGGTTTACGTCCTGGAGAGAAGGTGTTTGAGGAATTATTGGCGAACGGAGAGAACACAATCAAAACTTATCATGAGAAGATTATGATTGCTAAAGTTGGCACGGACGACTTATCCGAACGCTATGCCCAGATTATGGAACTATGCGACCATATAAAATCGGTACATGCTGCTCATTCGAAGTTCGAATTAGTGTCAAAGATGAAAGCAATAGTGCCAGAATTTAAATCACAAAACTCTGATTTTACTATTCTAGATAACCCAAGCTCTGTATTTTCTGTCGAGAAGGAGAAACACACATAA
- a CDS encoding tetratricopeptide repeat protein, giving the protein MSRYLCVIVFMLCHVIAHAQHKSLSNKSSGVDNPSSLESILLDQKFRSNDTSAAIELNKLLQTAKTKESPQLEIIHDLLAADYYSRVNDRVNSRSDLYYKKALSSAKRIQNDELRLIVLIRQGYYYFVYRELQMAIPYFLQAGELIEQVDYTLVPLFGRHIHQISSFYGYIGNYPGAIKLLQGGLPYCKDGTALHISMVNSMGVYSEKQQLLGQAVVHFQRALGIAQRNQDSLWMGIIFGNLATIEEHKGNPIKAIRLLKENVRLSVKYNEHIDAMRSMVKLADVLIDVGEWKEAEVYLSRSEVYVKSKPFFLPIKTHIAKLRSEIANIKGHQTDELQYLKEYVRFDDSLRTTERYDELQRAYWQWQSDEFQRSITASEEERKTTILLELTFGLLLTSVLFIIILLLNRSKNKLKIKSTTLEKEQLAYALERKVLNKELETITNSWKEAEEKSQENTTLIAGLQNDLEKLGQENNTIKVRSVEVLDELLKEPIMTDDRWTKFKLTFDQVFPDYLKKKKLKYPRLTEGDLRLLALIKLKYSNMGMSTLLGISMDGVKKGKQRLKKKMEESNDLP; this is encoded by the coding sequence ATGTCTCGTTATCTCTGCGTGATAGTTTTTATGTTGTGCCATGTGATTGCACATGCCCAACATAAGTCCTTATCGAATAAATCCAGTGGCGTAGATAATCCATCTTCTCTCGAATCTATATTATTAGATCAAAAGTTTAGGTCAAATGATACTAGTGCAGCGATTGAACTCAACAAATTACTTCAAACTGCTAAAACAAAGGAAAGTCCTCAATTAGAGATCATCCATGACTTACTTGCTGCGGATTATTATTCCCGCGTAAATGATAGGGTGAATTCCAGATCTGACCTGTATTATAAAAAGGCGCTCTCTAGTGCTAAACGGATACAAAATGACGAACTCCGTTTGATCGTATTGATTAGGCAAGGTTATTATTACTTTGTTTATAGAGAATTGCAAATGGCCATTCCCTATTTTCTCCAAGCAGGTGAGTTAATTGAGCAAGTTGATTATACCCTAGTTCCTTTGTTTGGGAGGCACATACATCAAATTTCATCATTTTACGGATATATTGGGAATTACCCTGGAGCCATCAAATTGTTGCAAGGGGGGCTGCCATACTGCAAAGATGGAACAGCGTTACATATCAGTATGGTAAATTCCATGGGTGTATATAGCGAGAAGCAACAATTATTGGGGCAGGCAGTCGTGCATTTCCAACGAGCCCTTGGTATTGCACAACGAAATCAGGATAGTTTATGGATGGGTATTATCTTCGGTAACCTCGCTACGATTGAAGAACATAAAGGAAACCCTATTAAAGCAATCCGTTTGCTAAAGGAAAATGTGCGATTGTCTGTGAAATACAATGAACACATAGATGCTATGCGTTCTATGGTAAAGTTAGCAGACGTTTTGATCGATGTTGGCGAATGGAAAGAAGCAGAGGTATATCTTTCCCGAAGCGAAGTATATGTAAAATCAAAGCCCTTCTTTCTGCCGATTAAAACACATATTGCCAAATTACGCTCAGAAATAGCTAATATAAAAGGACATCAAACGGATGAACTTCAGTACCTGAAAGAATACGTTCGTTTTGATGATAGTTTGCGTACTACAGAACGGTATGATGAGTTACAAAGAGCATATTGGCAATGGCAGTCCGACGAATTTCAACGCTCTATTACGGCTTCCGAAGAAGAACGAAAGACGACTATTTTATTAGAGCTTACTTTTGGGTTGTTACTTACCTCCGTTCTATTTATTATCATATTACTTTTAAACCGGAGTAAAAATAAGCTGAAAATCAAATCTACTACGCTGGAGAAAGAACAATTGGCCTATGCACTAGAGCGGAAAGTGCTTAATAAGGAGCTGGAGACTATTACCAACTCTTGGAAGGAAGCAGAAGAAAAGTCGCAGGAAAATACGACGTTAATCGCCGGCCTACAGAATGACTTAGAGAAATTGGGGCAGGAAAATAATACGATTAAAGTACGCTCTGTTGAAGTGCTAGACGAATTGTTAAAGGAGCCCATCATGACGGATGACCGGTGGACAAAATTCAAGCTAACATTTGACCAAGTTTTTCCGGATTATTTAAAGAAAAAAAAGTTAAAATACCCTCGTCTCACCGAGGGAGACTTGAGGCTTCTAGCATTAATAAAACTCAAGTACAGCAACATGGGAATGTCCACATTGTTGGGCATTTCGATGGATGGCGTAAAGAAAGGAAAGCAGCGACTCAAAAAGAAAATGGAAGAGTCAAACGACCTGCCTTAG